The region GCCTGGGTACAGTAGATGGAGGGGCCCCTAGCCTGGAGCCCACCTACATTCACAAGTATGTTTATACTTTCAAAGGCGGCCAACAAAATGCATTCCCCTGGATAAACAGCCAGGATGCTGCTTCAGCCAGAGAACAAAAGACAAGCCAATCACACTCTTTTAATGTGATGATGCCACACTGTGCCAGCAGCACACAGTGGAAATGAATCAATTTACAGGGATTAACAGCAATGAGGGTAGCATGGTTATTGGTTACAGCAGAGGTTAAGTGGGGGTACAGTACAGCCCTGAGTGAGGTTTTGTTGGGTGCTGATTTGGGGGTTTGGGTAAGACGTGAGCTGTGTGCTGCACAGCGATTTGGGCGGCACCTCTGCTGTGCCTTTGGCTTGTTCCGAGCTGTTAGGGAGAGGTGAGGTTGGAGAGACGTGCATCTGAACATTAACGTAACAACTTTGCTCTATCTAAACTTTTGTAACGAGAGAGAGAATTCAGGAAGTTTGTGTTTTGGAGAGGTACCATAATTACACTTAAAAGCATCAGTTTGACATCTTAAAGTCTCAACGAAACGCGTATTGTCTGAATGGCATGTTGACTGGACGTCATGCTTGCCTCTTGGCTCAGGCAGCAGCACTGAACATAGTTGGCAAAGGATTTAGAATTTGCTAACTGATTCCAGAAGCGGTAGCTACAGTGTATGGCTTTGTGCTTCTGACTTTGGTCTCTAGGCAGatggtgggacaggacagcagagtcccaaaTGCAGTGGCCTTCTCGCAGGGTCTCTCTGATAGGTGTAAGAAGTGATCCAAGCCTGGAGCAGAGGTATTTGACCCTCTGATTACATAGTCTAACCAGGTTGTCCTATACTGTGTTCtgctgtactgtatgtgagaAACTCTGAGATGCATACAGTGCCCTAAGGTTAACAACACTGACTACAAGACTCCATCCATTTTAGAGTCAATTGAAATCAAATGAACTTCATGTATGTGTCCTCTGGGACAGGGGTTGTTGTAtagtgcagacagacagtagccTCTCCTGTCTTGGACCACCATGTTGGCTAGACTGGAAGCTCTCTGTGGGGTGATTTAGTGAAGGGGAGCAGAGCGGTTCTGATGGCTTGAGCAGTGACCGTGCCCAGGTCCAGGAGACACAGAGGCGGTGTGACGCTCTCAGCTAACCCACTCAGTTACACAACATGCAGACAGgccggctggctgactggctttgTTAGTCCCTTCTGAAGCATACCACTAGGCTGCTGTGGGGGctcagtgaaaaaaaaaaaaagacgatTTACAGCGACTGTAACACTTCATATCGCCTTGTCCCTCTATGTAATTATCTGAATGAGAAAGGGAAGTGGTGTACTATTCTTTTTGCTACTTGTTGTGTAGACATCACCTACTCTTTCTAGCCAGGCTTTGCTCAGCTATTGTCGCTGTGTTGTGTGAATGCTGGGGGAGATGGCACAGAACTCCTCATGTGGGAGGTCCTGTTCTAGGTGTATTGAGAGCCTGCATATTTGCCAGCTAAATAAACTGTTTTCTATATTAGGTAGAGAGCACTAGTAGTGTATCAGTAGTGGGATCTCTCAGGACAGTCTGTTGACACCCACTCTTGCCTGAAGAATGGATTCTGCCAACTTACTTCCCTCACCACCAGTAGGTTCATTTTTACACATTAACAGGGGGTAATGTGATGGATTTATAAAAATGGTCTACCTAACCTCATACCTAAATCTTCCCCTAGCTGCCGTACCTTCTCCTGAACTCAACGGGGACGGACCCGAGGACACGCATGTACCCTGTGTTCTTTGGTGAGAGCATCGAGGTCAACCCCAAACCTGAAACAGAGATCAAGTGAGTGACCCTTCACCAAACCACACAAATGATGACTTGGTATTAAACAAGCATTTACTGTAGTTTTAATGGACTTATGTAATTGCCTTTTTAATGTACAGGTTGATGCAGCAGGCTTTTTGAAGGCAGCTTTTCTCTACCCTACTCAGTAGTCGCCTCTTAACAGCGCCATCTAGTGATCAGCTTCTATACTATTTCCTATCTAATCAATTACTTCATGTATTACTCGTCAAAGTACTTTGGTACTTCAACACTTAATCCCATGTTTTTGGTTATACTCTCCAGGTGTAACTCTGAAGTGAAGTACGACTCAGACAGGCACTACCGGGACCAGGTGTACTGCGCTCCCGTTCCCACGGTGACTTCTTACAGCGAGATGGTGGTGGCCGTGCAGAACTGCACCTGGCGGCGCTATAAGTCCCAGGTGTACCTAGAGCCACGTCAGAGGCCCCTGCACTACCAAAGCACCACCATTGTGTACCCCAAACATGCCAAGAACACTTACCGCACCACACTCAACTACAACGCTACGGGTTCCCAACGGTGGTTTGTCTCCACCGTCCAGCTGAAGTCCAGCGAGGACAGCAGCCCCTGCATCATCTACGCTGAGGACCTCTAAACCTGATCTCAGACCTGACCTGCCTGGCCATTCCTACTGTTGTGGATTGGATACACACAGAGGCTGACAGACAGGTGGACACACAGGAAGACTGATAGACTGACACACAGAGGGTGGTAATATTGCATACTGTATAAGGAATATAGTAGGGGGGAGTACATCGAATCACAAAGGCCTTTAATGAGTTGTCCTTCATGTTAATTTGTATTGTGAGGCAGAGAGCAGCCAGTCTGCAGCCTCTTCTCTCCAGGAACACCTCTGATAGTTGAGCATGACTCTGGGGGTTGATGGTACCACGTTACACACCTTATTTGACTGTAAAGATTAATTATAGAAATGGACATATTCATGCTCAAAAGCTGACGTGAATCCACACAGATGCGTGCAAAGCAGTCTAATAGCTTGATTGCACTTATTTTAACATTGTGTAAATTGTGGGTATtctgaaaaggggggggggggggggggggaaccaaAAGATTGGACCAAAGATTTTGTTACAAAGATGATTTCACCCTAGTTGTAAGTAATGTCTTTGACACATCCTCATCAGACTCTCAAACACGACTCCTGCATTAGCTCTACAACCGGGTGTCACGAGCACATCATTGTCGTCTCTCAAAAGATGCCCAGTGACGACAAACTCATCTCTGCGGCTTTGCGTCTTGCTTTGACAGACACCAAACCACATCTTCATTAGTGACCTCAAACTCTAGAATGTGTATTTTTAGTCTGATAGACACTGGGGCattttaaagctagaatccttaagtgaaacaataacaaagtggccactttgttttggtaaaaagcctgagggatgggcctggagaaatgtaaccacaaaTTCATAGACTGAGCATGGATGCAAAGGCTGACTAGTTTAcaccatgttttgaggctttaCAGTGTTTacgtttacattgtttacaaacattggagtaaaacaagcttgtatttagggttctgatggggtatgacagtttaACTGAgttcatgaggcatttctaagttatattcttcaagaatcaatgggtgtatatatcattcatttaaaggtctaaaaatggatgtagcaacgaaggattctagctttaaatgAATATATCACATTATCCATGCCATTTTCTACAACAAATCAGAAATAGAGTCTGAGGCACCTTCAACAGCAGGCAGAGAGTCTAGGTTTCTGTTATAGATTGCCTCTGGTGAAGGAGATGCTTGTTGTCGCTGCCATAACTACAAGTCAACCTGCCAGTTGGAAATGCCAAAGTTGGagccagagaggaggagggagagcagagcTGGGGAAACCTGAGGAACATTTCTATTTTAAGACATGGCTCTAGCCTCTGATATCCAGGTTGTTTGGCAGACTGGTAAACACGACCATAAAAATCCAAACATGTTACTCTCTCCAACACACTGTTGTTATATACAGGATAGTGAAATGGGTGGCTTAGATTTATTCACAGCTGTCAGGTGTTGTAGGAAAATAATATCAATTCTTATTTGTATTAAGAATTGCCTGATCTCGCTCACAACATTTTTTTTAGTCTATTTTATGTATATGGATTATGGAACCTGGTAAATATTCAACCTTGTATTATGAATTCAGATCTCTTACctccattttttttctctctctactttattTCATAGAAAATTTGCATTTTCTACTTTTCATTTACATCCTGAGCTACTTTTGTAATGAAAAAAATGTAGGTTTTGAAAATTGACAAAGGTGTGTTTTATACACTAAAGAATATGGACagaagaaagtgagagaaagtgaAGAGGCTCTGTTTTGGAGGCTTTCTTAAGGGTCAAGATGTTCTGAGTAATGAGGTCTACTGTAAATGTTACAAGTGCAACAGCAACTTTATAATACTGATGGTTTGAACCATAGGTATTACAGTGGCTGGTACAGAAAAAGGCCGTTCAGTGGAAAGATTGCTGTGGATTTCTGTGATGTGCAGAAGGTATGTGAGAAGTCATGAGTTATATGTTTGAGGTGATGAAAGTCGAAGGGTTTCAAAGCATTTGGTTGTTTTGTTTAAGATACTTTCTAATTATTGATGTTAGTGTTTCCTAACGTTCTCCTTTGTTCTTGTAAAATACTTTCCTGTTGTATATGTGGCATCGAGGCACTTCATAATTCTCtttatatttttgtatatttcCTGTGTCAATCTTTTTTGtttgggaaaataaaaaaatatttaattgaaTAAAAATCTTTTAATTGAATAAAAGACCAAATACCAAAACCCAAACTGCACTATGGTCACGTGTATTTTCAGCATTTCCTTTTCAGTATATTGAAAGAGCCTAAAATCCTGGAACAAAGCTGCAGTGTAGACAACCTAACTTCAATTCACAACAGAATTCCCACGGCATGTCCGAAGTTAAAGAGAGGGCCCGTAACAAACAATGCATAAGCTCTATTATCAAGATCTCAACCACAAAGGCAAGGAATATAATTTCTCCAGCAGCAGTACAGGGAAAAGAAAGTTCCACAGACATAACGCGCCAGGGAAAGGGTCACATTAAATGTGGCGCAACTTCTTAACTGTTGAAGGTTCTGCCCTGCCTCATGCTTTAAGGCAGGGTTGGGCAACTAGATTCAACCGTGGGCCAATTTTTGTGAGTAGATGGcggggggctggaacataattaaCAAAGAGATTGTATATGATAATaataatttcataccttgattatATTGAGACACAATCAAGTCTAGTTTTTTATTCATGGGAATACTTGAACAGCTTTCCTAAATTAAACGCATTTTTagctgaattcctggtgatttttACTCTTTTTTTTAAAACCGTGAACAAGTAACTCAAGCATTATTCTGTCCCATTAATCCATCCTATTAATATCCTAAATATCCAAGTGATACTAAAATAACAGCAGATCTCCTCTCACCTATTGCACGTAGGAGGGGTTGGGTGTGTACCTCAGAGCCCCATGGTCTCCTCAGTAACACAAATCCACCAGCACCTCCTCCCTCACACTGAAGCTAATAGCACCAGACAGGATTAAG is a window of Oncorhynchus mykiss isolate Arlee chromosome 11, USDA_OmykA_1.1, whole genome shotgun sequence DNA encoding:
- the LOC110535945 gene encoding refilin-A isoform X2; translated protein: MDSANLLPSPPLPYLLLNSTGTDPRTRMYPVFFGESIEVNPKPETEIKCNSEVKYDSDRHYRDQVYCAPVPTVTSYSEMVVAVQNCTWRRYKSQVYLEPRQRPLHYQSTTIVYPKHAKNTYRTTLNYNATGSQRWFVSTVQLKSSEDSSPCIIYAEDL
- the LOC110535945 gene encoding refilin-A isoform X1; this translates as MVGHLHLQAMDDSLKGKNREGLLDSPDSGLPPSPSPPFYSLSPGLLESRSGSCSTPVENHGYYKKESKGKLLPYLLLNSTGTDPRTRMYPVFFGESIEVNPKPETEIKCNSEVKYDSDRHYRDQVYCAPVPTVTSYSEMVVAVQNCTWRRYKSQVYLEPRQRPLHYQSTTIVYPKHAKNTYRTTLNYNATGSQRWFVSTVQLKSSEDSSPCIIYAEDL